A window of Bacteroidales bacterium contains these coding sequences:
- a CDS encoding ATP-binding protein, whose amino-acid sequence MYIKRFLERKIEKYLEVPEIIAITGSRQTGKTTLMNHLQKKSEKSVFISFEDVDLKNLFDNSVKDFIDIYINPYNIIFIDEFHYSNSGGKNLKYIYDSTKGKKIIISGSSAVELTIKAVKYLVGRIFVFELYPLSFSEFLNFRDINLYKALKKAGKKKQSISSELNSMLSPYFNQFIKYGGYPRISLCKDDEEKEMVLKNIYNTYILRDIKDLTEFTNDYKMQKLVRALALQAGNLISYIELCNISGLSFETLQKYLRLLEKTFIIQLVSPYYKNKRTEIVKNPKVYFIDNGLRNCILNDFRDIQLRTDKGIVIENFHFSEIIKKDINVKYWRTKTGSEVDFIIEKNNKLTAIEVKSLIRSVSLTRPLVHFINKYNPNKIFIFNDLKANISDNIFFYPHCMNAVIDYK is encoded by the coding sequence ATGTATATAAAAAGATTTTTAGAGAGAAAAATAGAGAAATACTTAGAAGTGCCTGAAATTATAGCTATTACAGGCTCAAGACAAACAGGGAAAACAACATTGATGAATCATTTACAAAAAAAATCAGAGAAATCTGTTTTTATTAGTTTCGAAGATGTTGATTTAAAAAATCTTTTTGATAATTCTGTAAAAGATTTTATTGATATTTATATTAATCCGTATAATATTATTTTTATAGATGAATTTCATTATTCAAATTCAGGTGGAAAAAATTTAAAATATATTTATGATTCTACCAAAGGGAAAAAAATAATCATATCCGGCTCCTCAGCAGTTGAACTAACTATTAAAGCAGTAAAATATCTTGTAGGACGTATATTTGTATTTGAATTATATCCTTTATCTTTTTCCGAATTTTTAAATTTCAGGGATATAAATTTATATAAAGCATTAAAAAAAGCCGGCAAAAAAAAACAAAGCATTTCTTCTGAATTAAATTCCATGTTATCTCCATATTTTAACCAGTTTATAAAATATGGAGGATATCCAAGAATTAGTCTTTGTAAAGATGATGAAGAAAAAGAAATGGTATTGAAAAATATTTATAATACCTATATTTTAAGAGATATAAAGGATTTAACAGAGTTTACCAATGACTATAAAATGCAAAAACTGGTAAGGGCATTAGCTCTTCAGGCAGGCAATCTTATTTCATACATTGAGTTGTGTAATATTTCAGGTTTATCTTTTGAAACATTACAAAAATATTTACGGTTATTAGAGAAAACATTTATAATTCAATTGGTTTCACCTTATTACAAAAACAAAAGAACAGAAATAGTTAAAAATCCAAAAGTATATTTTATTGATAACGGATTAAGAAATTGCATATTAAATGATTTTCGTGATATCCAATTAAGAACTGATAAGGGAATTGTTATTGAAAATTTTCATTTTTCAGAAATAATAAAAAAAGATATTAATGTTAAATACTGGAGAACAAAAACAGGTTCAGAAGTAGATTTTATAATTGAAAAAAATAATAAATTAACGGCAATTGAAGTTAAGAGTTTAATAAGGTCGGTTTCATTAACTCGCCCACTGGTTCATTTTATTAACAAATATAATCCGAATAAAATCTTCATTTTTAATGATTTAAAAGCAAACATAAGCGACAATATCTTTTTTTATCCTCATTGCATGAATGCAGTAATTGATTATAAGTGA
- a CDS encoding ATP-binding protein: MIKRDIQKIIEQYFFKGKIIIIYGARQVGKTTLVRAVEDKYSKESIYFNCDEPDIRDKFTNVTSTQLEMLVRAYNIIIIDEAQRIKNVGLTLKLLIDNFPEKQIIATGSSAFELSNLISEPLTGRKFTFQLFPFSLMELQQKYSLLEINRLLENRIIYGMYPDIVKHPENPEFLLKELINSYLFKDILQYHNIKHPELLEKLLAALALQIGNQVSYNELAGLINISKETVASYIQLLEKSYVIFRLSSFSRNIRNELKRSKKIYFVDTGLRNALIRNYNPLYLRQDTGALWENFIISERLKYNQANMQFPNTYFWRTHQQQEIDYIEEIGGKLYAYEFKWQAKKKGKIPKVFINAYPDSETKTVNIENYMEFILT, from the coding sequence GGTGCACGACAGGTTGGAAAGACCACACTGGTAAGGGCAGTAGAAGATAAATATTCAAAAGAATCGATTTATTTCAATTGCGATGAGCCTGACATAAGAGATAAGTTTACTAATGTTACCTCAACTCAACTTGAAATGCTTGTAAGGGCATATAATATAATTATTATTGATGAGGCACAACGTATAAAAAATGTTGGTTTAACTTTAAAGCTTTTAATTGATAATTTCCCTGAAAAACAAATAATAGCTACAGGTTCATCGGCTTTTGAGCTTTCAAATTTGATTTCTGAACCATTAACCGGCAGGAAATTTACTTTTCAGTTGTTTCCTTTTTCATTAATGGAGTTACAGCAAAAATATTCTTTGCTGGAAATAAACAGATTATTAGAAAACCGCATAATATATGGGATGTATCCTGATATAGTGAAACATCCTGAAAATCCTGAATTTTTACTAAAAGAATTGATTAATAGTTATTTATTTAAAGATATATTACAATACCATAACATAAAACATCCCGAATTACTTGAAAAATTACTTGCAGCCCTTGCCTTACAAATAGGAAATCAGGTATCATACAATGAGCTGGCAGGATTGATTAATATTTCTAAAGAAACAGTAGCTTCCTACATTCAGTTATTAGAAAAAAGTTATGTTATTTTTCGTTTATCTTCGTTTAGTCGAAACATTCGTAATGAATTAAAAAGGAGTAAAAAAATCTATTTTGTTGATACAGGTCTTAGAAATGCACTTATTCGAAATTATAATCCTTTATATCTGCGACAAGATACAGGAGCATTATGGGAAAATTTTATTATATCAGAACGATTAAAATACAATCAGGCAAACATGCAATTCCCAAATACATATTTCTGGAGAACACATCAACAACAGGAAATTGATTATATTGAAGAAATAGGCGGGAAATTATATGCTTATGAATTCAAATGGCAAGCAAAGAAAAAAGGAAAAATTCCAAAAGTATTTATTAATGCTTATCCTGACAGTGAAACAAAAACTGTGAATATTGAAAATTATATGGAGTTTATTTTAACCTGA
- a CDS encoding bifunctional (p)ppGpp synthetase/guanosine-3',5'-bis(diphosphate) 3'-pyrophosphohydrolase, with product MLQTKSEEYRIKNQFNELLKVCEKGKSKKNIEFVKKAFDFANEAHKPVRRKSGEPYIFHPLGVAQIVACEIGLGTKSIVSALLHDVVEDTDYTIEDINDIFGEKIALIVDGLTKIADVFNASESIQAENFRKMLLTLSDDVRVILIKLADRLHNMRTLNSMAPNKQLKIAGETLFLYAPLAHRLGLYAIKTELENLSFKYRHPEIYAELENKINIDKQRRKNFIDKFTYPIAERLKKENIRYEITGRPKSIYSIWNKMQTKNISFEEIYDLFAVRIVFEPKSDIDKKIHCWGIYSIITDIYMPKPDRIRDWVSTPKANGYEALHSTVMGPYGKWVEVQIRTYRMDEIAERGFAAHWKYKSDNSEEGELDKWIKKISELLENPNDNALEFLDDFKLALFASEIFVFTPKGHLKSLPAKSTVLDFAYEIHSEIGYHSIAAKINHNLVSLNHILKSGDQIEIITSDKQKPQLDWMEFVVTARAKSGIKNALKIHRKESIKNGKNILDDKLKEIKLHVTSNIIRKLLIQFFIKNKDELYYKIGEGKIELDNLKKILKKRTRNKWIKYWQLQYSKGSSKKKAKQEKNENEIIFDKKKPLLISENIENKTFNIAKCCNPIPGDDVIGYQENINSIVLHKTKCPVALKLNSSFGDKIVKVKWTTHKVLSFLSRIKLSGIDRLGIVNNVTNVISKQLDVNMRSINFESHDGIFEGLIDIYIQDTKDLNNLIMNLSKIKGIDAVKRIEITDE from the coding sequence ATGCTACAAACCAAATCGGAAGAATACAGGATTAAAAATCAGTTTAATGAATTATTAAAGGTATGTGAAAAAGGGAAAAGCAAAAAGAATATTGAGTTTGTTAAAAAAGCCTTTGATTTTGCTAATGAGGCGCACAAACCGGTGCGTCGAAAATCAGGAGAACCGTACATTTTTCATCCCCTTGGTGTTGCACAAATTGTCGCCTGTGAAATTGGACTTGGTACAAAATCAATAGTTAGTGCCTTATTGCACGATGTAGTTGAAGATACAGATTATACTATTGAAGATATTAATGATATTTTTGGAGAAAAAATTGCACTTATAGTTGATGGACTTACAAAAATAGCAGATGTTTTTAATGCCAGTGAATCAATTCAAGCAGAAAATTTTCGTAAAATGCTTCTTACTCTTTCCGATGATGTTAGAGTAATTCTTATAAAACTGGCAGATAGACTTCATAATATGCGTACGCTAAATTCGATGGCGCCAAATAAGCAACTTAAAATAGCCGGTGAAACATTGTTTTTATACGCTCCTTTAGCACACAGGTTAGGCTTGTATGCCATTAAAACAGAATTAGAAAATCTTAGTTTCAAATATCGTCACCCTGAAATTTATGCTGAATTAGAAAATAAAATCAATATTGATAAACAAAGAAGAAAAAACTTCATAGATAAATTTACTTATCCCATTGCAGAACGTCTAAAAAAAGAAAATATAAGATATGAAATAACAGGTCGTCCAAAATCTATATATTCTATATGGAATAAAATGCAAACAAAAAATATATCTTTTGAGGAAATATATGACCTTTTTGCTGTCAGGATTGTTTTTGAACCAAAATCGGATATTGATAAAAAGATACATTGCTGGGGTATTTATTCGATAATTACAGATATATATATGCCTAAACCCGATAGAATACGCGATTGGGTAAGCACACCTAAAGCTAATGGTTACGAAGCATTACACTCAACAGTAATGGGGCCTTATGGTAAATGGGTTGAAGTACAGATACGTACTTACAGAATGGACGAAATAGCAGAACGGGGTTTTGCTGCACATTGGAAATATAAAAGTGATAATTCAGAAGAAGGGGAATTAGATAAATGGATAAAAAAAATAAGTGAACTACTCGAAAATCCTAATGATAACGCACTTGAATTTCTTGATGATTTTAAATTGGCATTATTTGCATCCGAAATTTTTGTATTTACACCTAAGGGACACTTAAAATCATTACCTGCAAAATCTACAGTTCTTGATTTTGCGTATGAAATACATTCTGAAATTGGGTATCATTCAATTGCAGCAAAAATAAATCATAATCTTGTTTCATTAAATCATATACTAAAAAGTGGTGATCAAATCGAAATTATTACCTCAGATAAACAAAAACCACAATTAGATTGGATGGAATTTGTTGTTACTGCACGGGCAAAATCAGGAATTAAAAATGCTTTAAAAATTCATCGTAAAGAAAGTATAAAAAACGGAAAAAATATTTTAGATGATAAATTAAAAGAAATTAAACTTCATGTAACATCTAATATAATTAGAAAATTACTCATTCAATTTTTTATTAAAAATAAAGATGAGTTATATTATAAAATTGGTGAAGGAAAAATTGAACTTGATAATCTTAAAAAAATTCTTAAAAAAAGAACAAGAAACAAATGGATAAAATACTGGCAATTACAATATTCAAAGGGAAGCAGTAAGAAAAAAGCAAAACAAGAAAAAAATGAAAACGAAATTATTTTCGATAAGAAAAAACCATTATTAATAAGTGAAAACATTGAAAACAAAACATTTAATATTGCAAAATGTTGTAACCCTATTCCCGGAGATGATGTTATTGGTTATCAGGAAAATATAAACTCAATTGTTTTACATAAAACAAAGTGTCCTGTTGCTTTAAAACTAAATTCAAGTTTTGGTGATAAAATCGTTAAAGTAAAATGGACTACACATAAAGTGCTTTCTTTTTTATCAAGAATTAAACTTAGTGGTATTGATAGACTTGGAATTGTAAATAATGTAACAAACGTTATATCAAAACAATTAGATGTTAATATGAGGTCAATTAATTTTGAAAGTCATGACGGAATTTTTGAAGGATTGATAGATATATATATTCAGGATACAAAAGATTTGAATAACCTTATTATGAATTTAAGTAAGATTAAAGGAATTGACGCTGTAAAACGAATAGAAATTACTGATGAATAA